The Vallitalea okinawensis genome contains the following window.
TCTTCTTACTTTTTCATTTCCCCAAGCATCAAACCACCCTGCCCAAAATTCCATACACATGAGAGGTCCCTTTTCATATTCTCTTAGTTTTTCAAATCCCTCTATAGCCTTTGACCCAAAGTTAACTGTCTTAAGCACTTTACCTAAGGTTCCACCTTGAAGCATTAAATCTGTAGGCCCGTCAGAAGTAAATAAAAGTACATCTATTCCCCTTCGGATTAAACCCTCATGCAAATGATGCAAATACCTTTTATCATTGCCATAACTCCCATACTCATTCTCTACTTGCATAGCTATTATAGGTCCTCCATTTGTACTTAAATAGGGTCTACACTTATCCATTAGAATATCAAAATACCGGTCTACTTTTTCTAGATAAAGTGGATCATAGCATCGTAAACGAATATTATACTTCATTAGCCAAGGGGGCAGCCCCCCAAAATCCCATTCTGCACAAATATAAGGTCCTGGCCTAATAATTACCCACAAATCCAATGCTTTAGCAAGCTGAATAAATTGACAAAGATTTAATATACCCTCAAAATTATATTGGTCTTCAACTGGTTCATGTAAATTCCAAGGCACATAAGTTTCTACTGTATTGAATCCACAAGCTTTAAGCTTCTTTAAACGATCCTCCCAATATTCTGGTACAGTTCGAAAATAGTGTAAAGCACCAGACCGTATGCTAATAGGTACATCACCCATATAGAATTGGTCTCCCTTAATCGTTAGTACATTCATCACTACGCCCCCTAATGTTATTAATATTTTATTTTAATATATTTTACTTTGTGCTATTCTAATTATGTACTGTATTTTGGCAGATAAAAATGGAGAATATCCAAAAATAGATGAACAATAATAGTCTTAGGAGGTAGGGATTATGACATGGATTAACCTACATACTTTAGAACTCAACCCTTTTGTACGCGGTGTTGGTCAACAGGGTGATCAACAATGGCCTAATCAGGACCGACGTCTTTATGATTATGAACTGATTTATTGCAGAGAAGGTTCAGGATGGATGATTATTGGTGGCCAGAAGCATCATCTGATGAATAACTCCATTCTTTTTATCCCACCTAATATACCTACTCGCTTATTTATTGATTTAGATAAGCACTATGATCTATATTGGGTTCATTTTGATTTTATTCGTTATCATACACACGAAAAGGATGAACTCTTGACTTATATAACAGAAAAAAGTGACTCTCTCTATCAGACTCACTTAGCTGATTCCCACTTAATTCGACCTCAAATTATTATAAATAATAATTTAGTTATTCCTTACTTCATACAGCTTAAAGGAGATGAATTGAACAAGTGTGTTTTAGATCTTTATAATGCTTTTCATCAGAAAGAAGATTACTGGCAACTATCATGCAAGATCCATATGGAGCAAATTATTTTAACGCTTTTAAAGTATTGTGAGCCTATGAATAACGCCTCCAATCTTTGTCATCTTGTTGATCATTATGTGAAGTGCAATTATCATAAAAAAATCACTCTAGAAGATATAAGTACTTATACTGGTATTCATAAAGAATCGCTAATGAAACAATTTAAAGCTGAAACCGGACAAACCATTATGGACTATGTTATTGACTATCGCTTATCTAAGGCTAAAGAACTCCTTACCTATACTTCTCTTTCCATTAAAGAAATTGCTCACCAAGTTGGTGTCAATGATTCTTATTACTTCAGTAGACTCTTCAAAATGAGGTATCATCTTACACCTACTACTTATAGAAAAAAGAGCAGTAAGCCCTATTAGGAATCTCTTACTGCTCTTCTTGATTTATGATTGCTTTAATGTTTTTCT
Protein-coding sequences here:
- a CDS encoding helix-turn-helix transcriptional regulator, with amino-acid sequence MTWINLHTLELNPFVRGVGQQGDQQWPNQDRRLYDYELIYCREGSGWMIIGGQKHHLMNNSILFIPPNIPTRLFIDLDKHYDLYWVHFDFIRYHTHEKDELLTYITEKSDSLYQTHLADSHLIRPQIIINNNLVIPYFIQLKGDELNKCVLDLYNAFHQKEDYWQLSCKIHMEQIILTLLKYCEPMNNASNLCHLVDHYVKCNYHKKITLEDISTYTGIHKESLMKQFKAETGQTIMDYVIDYRLSKAKELLTYTSLSIKEIAHQVGVNDSYYFSRLFKMRYHLTPTTYRKKSSKPY